From Drosophila subpulchrella strain 33 F10 #4 breed RU33 unplaced genomic scaffold, RU_Dsub_v1.1 Primary Assembly Seq354, whole genome shotgun sequence, the proteins below share one genomic window:
- the LOC119559932 gene encoding mucin-5AC: MMLMPLKGNSKYKMRCTQLNLLCALLVLVFLGCTSAESKYRTPARILAKQTGATQFEEERYEAHTNCNEHKHHLKKRASDEDVDYEVYQGVVGRPGIDFPIYPRIPKTSFSCRSYGNGYFADMETDCQVFHICEEGRKISFLCPNGTIFQQSELTCDWWFKVNCLGSSGYYAESAEILNKQRVHRVRPSVPVQGFNIVGGGLNIKPKVTPVAGQGRSGPRANPDRRIDSTEDVPASVESVDFDDVSGEKQRKVLPSIDSNSNDHETQITAESSSFVSGSGKRRTNKDSNPNRNDDITVLKPSRSRAPVASQERGVSTERARNGHRGQHRYSGSEEHSKEKEKPSPSQSKEKPEFFEAHSTRSVPQTTPHYSTGSHSTVRRLEPSKSTPFYTPTVPSLVKSKSTDGKLNYIKGGHVATTPNPHRFGGSSSGIFLESSVAPKVKPTASASIELDSTFKPIIIGMRHHYDVASSGEFRPPSKSTESRDYLPTTPSPSATSSGPTYLPKSAKSPRGNAAAAAGEDVLLFAPNPVKDESVYRNVQEMLKTMNLLKDQFEDVELNAAAAAPARVGLEIPPSSGPDALVSFAKYFAQEHNETSNALGKPDKAEKPDKTGVKTKLSVKPPPLPTIKPSDTTALLTTSENPPAISDNADDIKKSLLSDTTVKKYSNLFGLKSAQGRGAGEGDISSGLLSNQPNGTKSEAGSRYQQFPQIGSTGSTVGALAEKPESRKIAQIFSNALSSYLDNPATFRAELAARARPTEPPSTPNFRPVTTTDPSLFSDGTAKYYLPTKGVPDATTPTPNSIAAEINHKFDSTQSPDYSTTTELYEGSTNRGQDLEFSGELSPPSQDSGEEFLQQQQTQSFVKSRNDLLKDARPQKLVTTHKPTEHPWALKSQTDFLDPLTINDGLMKEQRTSTTSTTTSTSTTASPLAYRVTTPTPSRYEWEDIFRSYDIPRDALPSSSGLQRIANKLFGGLNEQEALHLRNVMAKAEHDRQVLSLLLLLIQTCDDHNGKALERSRKHLLNALIDIDSKTAAGGKTSRQRLTTTTNRIPVTTFRRGGSAAGEYFTSTTPGYTTTTDLPTTTGLGAGSYEETTKFEIRVEDLEETTTTTVPLLEVNSDRRALELLKSLYSLASKFSSRR, from the exons ATGATGCTGATGCCGCTTAAAG GCAATTCCAAATACAAAATGCGGTGTACGCAGCTCAACTTGTTGTGCG CTTTGCTCGTACTGGTATTTCTCGGCTGCACAAGCGCAGAATCAAAG TATCGTACTCCTGCCCGGATATTGGCCAAGCAAACGGGGGCCACTCAGTTCGAGGAGGAACGATATGAGGCGCATACGAACTGCAACGAACACAAGCACCACCTAAAGAAGCGTGCCTCTGATGAGGATGTGGACTACGAGGTGTACCAGGGAGTGGTTGGTCGTCCGGGCATCGACTTTCCCATCTACCCACGGATCCCAAAAACCTCGTTCAGCTGCCGTTCGTATGGGAATGGCTACTTTGCCGATATGGAAACAGATTGTCAA GTCTTTCATATCTGCGAGGAGGGCCGTAAGATCTCCTTCCTCTGTCCGAATGGCACGATCTTCCAACAGAGCGAGCTCACCTGCGACTGGTGGTTCAAGGTCAACTGCCTGGGATCCTCGGGTTATTATGCAGAGAGTGCTGAGATCCTCAACAAGCAGCGGGTGCATCGTGTGCGGCCTTCTGTTCCCGTTCAAGGATTCAATATAGTTGGTGGTGGGTTGAACATCAAGCCAAAGGTCACGCCAGTCGCTGGTCAGGGAAGGTCAGGTCCTCGAGCTAATCCGGACAGGCGAATTGATTCCACGGAGGATGTTCCTGCCTCAGTAGAGAGCGTGGACTTTGATGATGTATCCGGCGAGAAGCAGCGAAAGGTTCTGCCCAGCATCGATAGTAATAGCAACGACCACGAAACGCAGATCACTGCGGAGAGCTCCTCATTTGTCAGTGGTTCCGGCAAGCGGAGGACCAATAAGGATAGCAACCCCAATCGCAATGATGACATTACAGTTCTGAAACCATCCCGCAGTAGGGCTCCAGTTGCCTCCCAGGAAAGAGGAGTCTCCACTGAAAGAGCACGTAATGGCCACAGGGGACAGCATCGCTACAGTGGAAGTGAGGAGCACAGCAAGGAGAAGGAGAAGCCCTCTCCCAGCCAGTCTAAGGAAAAGCCAGAGTTcttcgaagctcattccacCCGATCAGTGCCACAGACCACGCCTCACTACTCCACTGGAAGCCACTCCACCGTGCGCCGTCTGGAGCCCAGCAAGTCCACTCCTTTCTACACACCCACTGTGCCCAGTCTGGTTAAGTCGAAGAGCACCGATGGAAAGCTGAATTACATCAAGGGTGGTCATGTGGCCACAACACCTAATCCCCACAGATTTGGAGGCTCCAGCTCCGGAATTTTCCTGGAATCCTCAGTGGCACCGAAGGTTAAACCCACCGCTAGTGCCAGTATCGAACTGGACAGCACCTTTAAGCCGATCATCATTGGCATGAGGCATCACTACGATGTGGCCAGCTCCGGGGAATTCCGACCACCTTCCAAGTCCACCGAGAGTCGGGACTACCTGCCCACCACTCCGTCGCCATCGGCCACCAGCAGCGGACCAACTTATCTGCCCAAGAGTGCAAAGTCGCCAAGGGGAAAtgctgcagctgcagctggAGAGGATGTTCTACTGTTTGCTCCCAATCCCGTGAAGGATGAGTCTGTCTACCGCAATGTGCAGGAAATGCTGAAAACAATGAACCTTCTGAAGGATCAGTTTGAGGACGTCGAGCTAAATGCCGCGGCGGCAGCTCCCGCTAGAGTTGGTCTAGAGATCCCACCTTCCTCGGGACCAGATGCCCTTGTATCCTTTGCCAAGTACTTTGCACAGGAACATAATGAAACATCGAATGCCCTGGGCAAGCCAGATAAGGCGGAGAAGCCGGACAAGACTGGAGTGAAGACTAAGCTATCTGTGAAGCCACCACCACTGCCCACCATCAAGCCATCGGACACCACGGCGCTACTGACCACTTCGGAGAATCCTCCAGCCATTAGTGATAATGCGGACGACATCAAGAAGAGTCTACTGAGTGATACCACCGTGAAGAAGTACAGCAATCTGTTTGGACTGAAGTCCGCCCAAGGTCGTGGTGCTGGAGAAGGGGACATTAGCTCGGGATTACTCTCTAACCAGCCCAATGGAACCAAGTCCGAAGCCGGTTCAAGGTACCAGCAGTTCCCACAGATTGGCAGCACGGGTTCCACTGTTGGTGCCCTGGCAGAGAAACCCGAGTCCCGTAAGATCGCTCAAATCTTCTCCAACGCTTTGTCCAGCTATCTTGATAATCCAGCTACTTTCCGTGCGGAACTCGCGGCCCGTGCCCGACCCACGGAGCCCCCAAGTACTCCCAACTTCAGACCCGTGACTACTACAGATCCTTCGCTCTTCAGCGATGGAACGGCCAAGTACTACCTGCCCACCAAGGGAGTACCAGATGCTACCACGCCCACACCGAACAGCATTGCGGCGGAAATTAACCACAAATTTGATTCGACACAATCTCCAGATTACTCCACCACCACAGAGCTCTACGAGGGAAGCACAAACCGCGGACAGGATCTGGAGTTCTCGGGAGAGCTTTCGCCACCAAGTCAGGATTCCGGCGAGGAGTTcctgcagcaacagcaaacaCAATCGTTTGTTAAGTCCCGCAACGATCTGCTCAAGGATGCTAGGCCGCAGAAGCTAGTGACCACCCACAAGCCCACCGAGCACCCGTGGGCGCTGAAGTCGCAGACGGATTTCCTGGATCCCCTGACCATCAACGATGGCCTGATGAAGGAGCAGCGGACTTCCACCACCAGTACCACGACTTCGACGTCCACAACAGCATCTCCGTTAGCCTACAGAGTAACCACGCCCACGCCATCACGTTACGAGTGGGAGGACATCTTCCGCAGCTACGACATTCCCAGGGATGCCCTGCCCTCCAGCAGTGGCCTCCAGAGGATTGCCAACAAGTTGTTCGGCGGTCTCAACGAACAGGAGGCACTGCATCTGCGAAACGTGATGGCCAAGGCGGAGCACGATCGCCAGGTGCTGagcctgctgctgttgctcaTCCAGACCTGTGATGACCACAACGGCAAGGCGCTGGAAAGGAGCAGGAAGCATCTGCTGAACGCACTCATCGATATCGATAGCAAGACGGCGGCCGGGGGAAAGACCTCCAGGCAGAGACtgaccaccaccaccaaccgcATCCCGGTGACCACTTTCCGACGAGGTGGTTCCGCAGCAGGCGAGTACTTCACCAGTACCACGCCGGGCTACACGACAACCACGGATCTGCCCACCACAACGGGATTGGGGGCGGGCAGTTACGAGGAGACCACCAAGTTCGAGATACGCGTCGAGGACCTGGAGGAGACCACGACGACGACGGTCCCGCTGCTGGAGGTCAACTCGGACCGGAGGGCCCTGGAGCTGCTCAAGTCATTATATTCGCTGGCGTCCAAGTTCAGCAGCAGGCGATAG
- the LOC119559934 gene encoding protein transport protein SEC31, with protein MMQRCSCVLAVLVLLWSGGLAQLQVQAQSGYNYGRPEVSNVGGATAGGRLTPGPYPTASAIPLTPAPATTAYGAGLFPSPAVGFTPSGQATTAFGAPAVVGGSNAVSQPRRTSSGGLPTTSSRGGPYGPQTSQYGNAPGGSPIRVTSGTGDSGDYNDGEGDYSAIPGVPGVDYPIYAQVPRTNFDCSQQPLPGYYADIEAQCQVFHICALNRTYSFLCPNGTVFSQETLVCVWWNQYDCVSAPSLYANNAYIYDYSGGSGSNLGTSSANNAYRPAAAATTAFGAPVATAGTLRATGVPQVSGYNSGRGSYPSATPTPAAQAQSPYGAGAVLRPAIVPSAGANRLPPSGAAVGLLATAAGSLQDNSVAGFGQPQQPQLVSGGNREYLPPASVGQRQRGGTSA; from the exons ATGATGCAACGCTGCTCGTGCGTCTTGGCAG TTCTGGTGCTGCTCTGGAGCGGTGGATTGGCCCAGTTGCAGGTGCAG GCTCAAAGTGGGTACAACTATGGGCGTCCTGAGGTGTCCAATGTGGGTGGAGCCACCGCTGGAGGTCGCTTAACACCTGGACCGTATCCCACGGCCTCGGCTATTCCACTGACTCCCGCTCCGGCCACCACGGCGTATGGAGCTGGTTTGTTTCCCTCGCCTGCCGTTGGATTTACACCCAGCGGTCAGGCCACCACTGCTTTTGGAGCTCCTGCCGTTGTGGGAGGTAGTAACGCCGTCAGCCAGCCGAGGAGAACTTCATCTGGGGGTCTGCCCACCACATCATCTCGCGGTGGACCCTATGGACCACAGACTTCACAGTACGGTAATGCTCCCGGTGGCTCTCCAATCCGAGTTACTAGTGGAACTGGAGACAGCGGGGACTACAACGATGGCGAAGGCGACTACTCGGCCATTCCGGGGGTTCCCGGAGTAGATTACCCCATTTACGCACAGGTGCCGCGCACCAACTTCGACTGCTCGCAACAGCCCCTGCCCGGATACTATGCGGACATCGAGGCGCAGTGCCAGGTCTTCCACATCTGCGCCCTCAACCGGACATACTCCTTCCTCTGTCCCAATGGCACGGTGTTCAGCCAGGAGACACTGGTCTGCGTTTGGTGGAACCAATACGATTGTGTCTCGGCACCCAGCTTATATGCCAATAATGCTTACATCTATGACTACTCTGGAGGAAGTGGCTCCAATCTGGGAACCTCTAGTGCCAATAATGCCTATCgtccggctgctgctgctaccaCTGCCTTCGGGGCACCTGTTGCCACGGCCGGAACCCTTCGGGCCACCGGAGTGCCTCAGGTGTCTGGTTACAATTCCGGACGGGGCTCTTATCCttcggccacgcccactccagcCGCCCAGGCTCAGAGCCCGTATGGCGCTGGTGCCGTCCTTCGACCCGCCATCGTCCCGAGTGCCGGAGCCAATCGGTTGCCGCCGTCTGGAGCTGCTGTCGGTCTGTTGGCCACCGCCGCAGGCTCCCTTCAGGATAACTCAGTGGCTGGCTTCGGTCAACCGCAGCAACCTCAGTTAGTGTCAGGTGGCAATCGGGAGTACCTGCCACCGGCCAGCGTTGGACAACGGCAGCGTGGAGGAACCTCTGCATAG
- the LOC119559933 gene encoding nucleolar complex protein 3 homolog produces the protein MGAKKVKISSVKRAAHLKSKKTPLSKQQQQKQKQKRDQLSSKREQGQNIFSQKARKRDNLAQRKKHNKLASLGLDPLEDDNEDGDDEMLDNVADMLDGDDLALLHANKRKRKAKTTGEEDEDLGQSIGLEKAYASDTKKEQAAQKIKLDLLPIKSRDGQIITRTTEVDYLPKPKQKKKNEEEQDEDSEEEEDGETEYEDSDDDVVNDVEAPSAVPVQKLISTTDLLIARQQEIERQKYRIGIICSGLLEKPEDKMRNFHALYELMDEINPASRQANLMAVRKLAIISVTEIFKDILPEYRVGQVDTKMQTLRKATLDRVTFENALLQQFKKFLQKLEQITAQVNRRGGLRTPQTVKLATVAVQCMCDLLVAHPYFNYVQNIAQLLVYMLNCNYLEMRTAVNQCFRSVFSNDKRLEMTLFIVRRINHLIKTKQNNVHVECITCLMGLKIKNVNLDAEKENELKQKKLESHRQRLLSLSKKERKRRKKLTEVNRELEETRAEENKQDKHQKLTEIIKMVFTIYFRVLKNDPTSRVLSAILEGLAEFAHVINLEFFSDLIDVLNRILEDQDELGYRERLHCVQTIFVILSGQGEVLNIDPIRFYQHFYRNMLAVQAGKNHDDFTIILRTLDEVLVKRRRNMSQQRLMAFVKRLLTGSLHLLHNGTLATLGTIKQTFQLTSVLDNLLDTDTSIGSGRYDPELDDPEYCNAASTALYELALLARHYHPTVRRMAVHIAHGVPASGEGALPTDIGKLTSHELFTQYDSTQMAFNPTIPLPKTGQPKLKKGKHLYIRSDFKQEYGKLLREAKVSQVKDKRTLQIDFLSALQ, from the exons ATGGGTGCG AAAAAGGTAAAAATCAGCTCGGTGAAGCGGGCCGCTCACCTGAAATCAAAGAAAACACCGCTGTccaagcagcaacaacaaaagcagaAGCAGAAGCGCGATCAACTGAGTTCCAAACGCGAACAGGGCCAGAACATATTCTCGCAGAAGGCGAGAAAGCGGGACAATTTGGCCCAACGAAAGAAGCACAACAAACTAGCCTCGTTGGGACTGGATCCTCTCGAGGACGACAATGAGGATGGCGACGATGAGATGCTGGATAACGTGGCGGACATGCTGGATGGCGATGATCTTGCCCTGCTACATGCCAACAAACGCAAGAGAAAGGCCAAGACTACCGGCGAGGAGGACGAGGACCTGGGTCAGTCAATCGGCTTGGAAAAGGCTTACGCCTCGGACACCAAAAAGGAGCAAGCGGCGCAGAAAATTAAGCTGGATCTGCTGCCCATTAAGTCCAGGGATGGTCAGATCATCACCCGCACCACAGAGGTAGATTACCTGCCCAAGCCCAAGCAAAAGAAGAAGAACGAAGAGGAGCAGGACGAAGACTCTGAGGAAGAGGAAGACGGGGAAACGGAGTACGAGGACAGCGATGACGATGTGGTCAACGACGTCGAGGCGCCGTCCGCAGTTCCTGTCCAAAAACTCATCTCCACCACGGATCTGCTGATTGCCCGCCAGCAAGAGATTGAGCGCCAAAAGTATCGCATTGGAATCATTTGCTCCGGGCTGCTCGAAAAACCAGAGGATAAAATGCGCAACTTCCATGCTCTGTACGAACTCATGGATGAAATCAACCCAGCTAGTCGGCAGGCCAACCTGATGGCCGTGAGAAAGCTGGCTATAATTTCTGTAACCGAGATCTTCAAAGACATTTTGCCCGAGTATCGAGTGGGTCAGGTGGACACCAAGATGCAGACGCTGCGCAAGGCCACTCTGGACCGTGTGACCTTTGAAAACGCTCTGCTCCAGCAGTTCAAGAAGTTCCTGCAGAAGCTGGAGCAGATCACGGCGCAGGTGAACAGAAGAGGCGGTCTAAGGACGCCCCAGACCGTCAAGTTGGCCACCGTGGCGGTGCAGTGCATGTGTGACTTGCTGGTGGCGCATCCCTACTTCAACTACGTCCAAAACATTGCCCAACTGCTGGTCTACATGCTTAACTGCAATTATCTGGAGATGCGAACAGCGGTCAATCAATGCTTCCGCTCAGTCTTCTCCAACGACAAGCGATTGGAGATGACTCTCTTTATAGTGCGACGCATTAACCACCTTATAAAAACGAAGCAGAACAATGTTCATGTGGAGTGCATTACCTGTTTGATGGGCCTTAAGATCAAGAATGTAAACCTGGATGCAGAGAAGGAGAACGAGCTAAAGCAAAAGAAGCTAGAGTCACATCGTCAACGCTTGTTGAGTTTGTCCAAGAAAGAGCGGAAGAGGCGGAAGAAGCTGACCGAGGTAAACAGGGAACTGGAGGAGACCCGTGCCGAGGAGAACAAGCAGGACAAGCACCAGAAGCTTACCGAGATCATCAAGATGGTGTTTACGATCTATTTCCGCGTGCTGAAGAACGATCCCACATCGCGCGTACTAAGCGCCATTCTAGAGGGTTTGGCAGA ATTTGCGCATGTCATTAATTTGGAATTTTTCTCCGACCTGATCGATGTGCTTAACCGCATTTTGGAGGATCAAGACGAACTGGGCTATCGGGAGCGATTGCATTGCGTTCAAACCATATTTGTTATCCTTTCCGGCCAGGGTGAAGTGCTTAACATAGATCCAATAAGATTCTACCAGCACTTTTACCGGAATATGCTTGCCGTGCAGGCGGGCAAGAATCACGATGACTTTACCATTATCCTTCGGACTCTTGATGAGGTGCTGGTGAAGCGACGTCGAAATATGAGCCAACAGCGTTTAATGGCCTTCGTAAAGCGATTGCTCACTGGAAGTCTGCATTTGCTTCACAACGGAACCTTAGCCACACTGGGCACCATAAAACAGACCTTCCAGCTGACTTCTGTGCTCGACAATCTACTGGATACGGATACTAGCATCGGTTCAGGACGTTATGACCCTGAACTGGACGATCCCGAGTACTGTAATGCGGCCAGCACGGCGCTTTATGAGCTCGCTCTCCTGGCACGGCACTATCATCCTACGGTGCGAAGGATGGCCGTTCACATTGCCCACGGAGTCCCAGCTTCAGGCGAGGGAGCCCTGCCCACTGATATCGGCAAGCT CACCTCTCACGAACTGTTCACGCAATACGACAGCACACAGATGGCTTTCAATCCAACGATACCGCTGCCAAAGACCGGCCAGCCAAAACTGAAAAAGGGCAAACATTTGTATATCCGGTCGGACTTCAAGCAGGAGTACGGAAAACTGTTACGGGAGGCCAAAGTTTCACAAGTAAAGGATAAGCGTACATTACAAATTGATTTTCTTAGTGCACTTCAATAA
- the LOC119559936 gene encoding G patch domain-containing protein 11: MSDEEEDYMSDKFLAGLQDVRPSLVQNRGKKRQIEVETKNEELKKRQREATAASGKVDNDRLQQSLNKPLSADNKGFQLMAKMGYKSGSGLGKQPDARTEPVGITIKSGRGGLGREAAVAELTLKRQEMRRAHLLSKAGIESGEEISTEAYRRRATHKAEERKLQYDIKRCQQTCESLDLKSGVTEPDLDFFWPPKPKEEDGSGSEEDPEEEEPPKEEPYSPSEQLELLTGYLRTAYTFCYWCGTHYEDAEDLGSNCPGLTRDDH, from the exons atgTCTGACGAGGAGGAAGATTATATGTCCGATAAGTTCCTGGCTGG CCTGCAAGATGTGCGGCCCAGCCTGGTGCAAAATCGAGGCAAGAAGCGGCAAATTGAAGTCGAGACCAAAAACGAGGAGCTGAAGAAACGCCAGCGAGAGGCAACAGCTGCCTCCGGAAAAGTGGACAATGATCGGCTTCAGCAGTCGCTCAACAAACCCCTCTCCGCCGACAACAAGGGCTTCCAGCTGATGGCCAAAATGGGCTACAAATCGGGATCTGGTTTGGGCAAACAACCGGATGCACGCACGGAACCCGTGGGAATTACCATAAAGAGCGGTCGTGGAGGCCTAGGACGCGAGGCAGCCGTGGCCGAGTTGACCCTTAAAAGGCAGGAAATGCGGAGGGCCCACCTCCTCAGCAAGGCAGGCATCGAATCCGGCGAGGAAATCAGCACAGAGGCTTATAGAAGGCGGGCGACCCACAAAGCGGAGGAACGTAAACTCCAGTACGACATAAAGCGGTGCCAGCAGACCTGCGAATCGTTGGATCTTAAGTCCGGAGTTACAGAACCAGATCTGGACTTCTTTTGGCCACCTAAACCAAAGGAGGAAGATGGATCCGGCAGCGAAGAAGACCCGGAAGAGGAGGAGCCTCCCAAGGAGGAGCCATACAGTCCATCGGAGCAACTAGAACTCCTCACTGGCTACCTGCGCACCGCATATACCTTCTGCTACTGGTGTGGAACCCACTACGAGGACGCCGAAGATCTCGGAAGCAATTGTCCAGGACTCACGCGAGACGATCACTAG
- the LOC119559935 gene encoding serine/threonine-protein kinase 16 produces the protein MQSIGWTLIMKRGCFCRKETLNINGSRYTIRDRLATGGFSLIDLGENASTRRSYAIKRITCHSIDDQNIALREIENCRKIDSENVIRVVDYELKGQADIVINTTSTLYIVLPYYKHGSLADHLQLRSRKQDHMPEAQILQIFLGVCEGLKAIHEAKPVPLAHRDLKTANICLSDSFEPIIVDLGSMTEARLQIVGQADAQRLQDEAEERSSIVYRAPELFTVKTYCTIDERTDIWSLGCVLYAMCYFNSPYDPVYERGDSVALAVLSGHVNIPEDSIYTEDMHELINYMLRTDPMERPFIFSVIERTHDLIQKLEGRL, from the exons ATGCAGAGTATAGGCTGGACGCTGATCATGAAACGAGGCTGCTTCTGCCGAAAGGAAACCCTGAATATCAACGGATCCCGGTACACAATCCGCGACAGGCTGGCGACTGG GGGCTTCAGCTTGATCGACCTTGGGGAAAATGCCTCCACGCGACGCAGCTACGCGATAAAGCGCATCACCTGCCACAGCATAGACGACCAGAATATAGCGCTGCGGGAAATCGAAAACTGTCGCAAAATCGACTCGGAGAACGTCATCAGGGTGGTGGACTACGAGCTGAAAGGCCAGGCGGACATCGTCATCAACACAACGAGCACCTTGTACATCGTGCTGCCCTACTACAAGCACGGATCTTTGGCGGACCACCTGCAGCTGCGATCTCGGAAACAGGACCACATGCCCGAAGCCCAGATCCTGCAGATCTTTCTGGGCGTCTGCGAGGGATTGAAGGCCATTCACGAGGCCAAGCCGGTGCCGCTGGCGCACCGTGATCTGAAAACGGCCAACATCTGCCTGTCCGACTCGTTTGAGCCCATAATTGTGGATCTCGGCTCCATGACGGAAGCCCGCCTGCAGATTGTGGGCCAGGCGGATGCCCAGCGGTTGCAGGACGAGGCCGAGGAGAGGAGTTCCATTGTCTACCGGGCTCCAGAGCTATTTACCGTCAAAACGTACTGCACTATTGATGAGCGGACGGATATATGG AGTCTTGGTTGTGTTTTATATGCAATGTGCTACTTTAACTCACCCTACGATCCCGTCTACGAGCGAGGCGACAGCGTAGCTCTGGCTGTGCTCAGCGGTCACGTTAACATTCCAGAGGATTCCATCTACACAGAG GACATGCACGAATTGATCAACTACATGCTCCGCACCGACCCCATGGAACGGCCATTCATATTTAGCGTCATCGAAAGGACCCACGACCTTATACAGAAACTGGAGGGTCGCTTGTAG
- the LOC119560903 gene encoding tRNA-uridine aminocarboxypropyltransferase 2, giving the protein MEDEAWQDLVGISADPPDRRDKCEKCKRPVVVCWCPALPHPPEVVASQIVILQHPAEEKRSLRTALMLQLGLEPGKCVVYKGKRFPNKNHADLQSILDSPQTLLLYPSRDSVPLEEVDRSAGPYTLVLIDGTWPQAKAIYASSPALHRLRQVKLIAVGISDYIIRTQPTEGCLSTLETAAQCLAVLESRPELRQTLVRPLHTLCKFQLDNGAVEHQSKEFLLKNNQYPKPIGKRLSRLLRNTTCDGNEDT; this is encoded by the exons ATGGAGGATGAAGCTTGGCAGGATCTCGTAGGTATCAGCGCCGACCCGCCCGACAGACGCGACAAGTGCGAGAAGTGCAA ACGGCCGGTGGTTGTTTGCTGGTGTCCAGCTTTACCGCATCCGCCGGAAGTGGTGGCTTCGCAGATTGTGATCCTGCAACATCCCGCCGAGGAGAAGAGATCGCTGCGCACAGCTCTTATGCTACAGCTGGGGCTGGAACCCGGAAAATGTGTGGTCTACAAGGGCAAGCGTTTTCCCAACAAAAACCACGCTGACCTGCAGAGTATCCTCGACTCTCCACAGACGCTACTCCTGTATCCCAGCCGGGATTCAGTACCGCTGGAGGAGGTGGACCGTAGCGCTGGTCCCTACACCCTGGTACTCATAGATGGCACTTGGCCGCAGGCCAAGGCAATCTACGCCAGCAGCCCGGCTCTGCACCGCCTGCGGCAGGTGAAACTCATCGCCGTGGGCATCAGCGACTACATCATCCGCACCCAACCCACCGAGGGCTGCCTCAGCACCCTGGAGACCGCTGCCCAGTGCCTGGCCGTGCTCGAATCCCGACCAGAGCTGCGACAAACACTTGTGCGACCGCTGCACACGCTCTGCAAGTTCCAACTGGACAACGGAGCCGTGGAGCACCAGTCAAAGGAGTTCCTGCTTAAAAACAACCAGTACCCCAAACCCATCGGCAAGCGGCTGAGCCGCCTGCTCAGAAACACCACGTGCGATGGCAACGAGGATACGTGA
- the LOC119560904 gene encoding general odorant-binding protein 84a isoform X1, whose amino-acid sequence MFRSLYLIGVLYLVWVGAQDIVPDDPEVQMQMHSMFYTARVACADENMIPYANVLQFNSTGELPEDKDKATSMCYFNCFFEKSGLMTDYKLNKDLVRKYVWPATGDSIEACEAEGKDETNACMRGYAIVKCVFIRALTDARNKPTV is encoded by the exons ATGTTTCGATCATTATATCTGATCGGAGTTCTGTATCTGGTTTGGGTGGGTGCTCAGGACATCGTACCCGATGATCCGGAAGTGCAGATGCAAATGCACTCCATGTTCTACACGGCTCGAGTTGCCTGTGCGGACGAGAACATGATTCCATATG CCAACGTGTTGCAATTTAATAGCACGGGTGAATTGCCAGAGGACAAGGATAAAGCAACCAGCATG TGTTATTTCAACTGCTTTTTCGAAAAGTCCGGTTTGATGACAGACTATAAGTTAAATAAGGATCTGGTGCGCAAATATGTTTGGCCAGCCACCGGTGATTCCATTGAGGCTTGCGAGGCCGAAGGCA AGGATGAAACGAATGCCTGCATGCGAGGCTATGCCATCGTGAAGTGCGTCTTCATCAGAGCCCTTACGGATGCTAGGAACAAGCCCACCGTTTGA
- the LOC119560904 gene encoding general odorant-binding protein 84a isoform X2, which translates to MFRSLYLIGVLYLVWVGAQDIVPDDPEVQMQMHSMFYTARVACADENMIPYVQACAVFAILSLSLNCVSALQDHAKDNGDIFIINYDSFDGDVDDISTTTPAPREADYVDFEEVNRNCNASFITSSTNVLQFNSTGELPEDKDKATSMCYFNCFFEKSGLMTDYKLNKDLVRKYVWPATGDSIEACEAEGKDETNACMRGYAIVKCVFIRALTDARNKPTV; encoded by the exons ATGTTTCGATCATTATATCTGATCGGAGTTCTGTATCTGGTTTGGGTGGGTGCTCAGGACATCGTACCCGATGATCCGGAAGTGCAGATGCAAATGCACTCCATGTTCTACACGGCTCGAGTTGCCTGTGCGGACGAGAACATGATTCCATATG TTCAAGCGTGTGCTGTTTTTGCTATTCTGAGCCTGAGCCTGAATTGCGTCAGTGCTCTTCAGGATCATGCCAAGGATAACGGcgatattttcattataaactATGATAGCTTCGATGGCGATGTGGATGACATATCCACGACCACTCCAGCTCCAAGAGAAGCTGACTATGTAGATTTTGAAGAGGTTAATCGGAACTGCAATGCTAGTTTTATAACGTCATCGA CCAACGTGTTGCAATTTAATAGCACGGGTGAATTGCCAGAGGACAAGGATAAAGCAACCAGCATG TGTTATTTCAACTGCTTTTTCGAAAAGTCCGGTTTGATGACAGACTATAAGTTAAATAAGGATCTGGTGCGCAAATATGTTTGGCCAGCCACCGGTGATTCCATTGAGGCTTGCGAGGCCGAAGGCA AGGATGAAACGAATGCCTGCATGCGAGGCTATGCCATCGTGAAGTGCGTCTTCATCAGAGCCCTTACGGATGCTAGGAACAAGCCCACCGTTTGA